A region of the Drosophila subobscura isolate 14011-0131.10 chromosome J, UCBerk_Dsub_1.0, whole genome shotgun sequence genome:
TAAGATCAATTCGCTATAATAAAAACACCCGCCACCTGCCAGGGTATTAATGCAacaaggaaaaaagaaaagaacttactcactcacacttatgtatatatgtgcatacatatgtatatgatcGTATATGTAGGTAGTTTCACGAGattttaatttacaaaattgcatttgcatatttttataatttacaaaGTCTTTTCGGCCACCGCCGAAGCGACCGTTGCCGAAAATATGTATTCGTGCCCGATTATTTTCCGTTGTTTCTGCAGAGATTTGacatgttttttctttcatgcCCGCTTGCACACATCAATCGGCCGGTGGGGTGCGTCGGCTGGGGCAGGTAACGGAATGTAGAACATGTTGAGTTATGAGAATGACGATTTTCAAATAGgcactacacacacactcttacGAATATAACGGTGCCTTCGGATGTAGTATGGAAATGTAGAGAGCGGCAGCTCAAGAATCGCGCCAAAATGTAAAGAGTGCCGCACATTATCAAAATGCACCGAAAACGAACGGAAAACACTACGTAACATTGGCAAACACTGCACAGCAATTTTATAAACACAATAAACACTAGTTTATAGTTTAAAAACCACTCTAACAACGATTTTAAGCTAATTTTAACACGCGACTCACGCGCGACTTCCAGAGCGCGGGAGCTTGCGAGCAATTGTTCAAAGCTGTGGTTTGGGCACACTGCGATTGCAGTCCAATCGATATTGCCTATAATCGAAAATAGAAAAGGTCGTGCAAGTCGGCGGGGGtagtttctctctctctctcaataaAAGGAACTCATGAagactagccaatcttgtggagaatcgattgataaatcggataaaattatggTGTTAGCGATGATAAATCTATCTAGCtgataatattaaatagaacatcaaaatctagaaaaaagATTTCAGATGTACGGTATACTTTAAAACTGAGAGGGTatatttcagtatatttttGAGGACAAGCCGTATTTCGCTAAAATCGAGATCAGAATGCGCGCGAATCTTAAGCttcgttttgtcttttttcatttcaacatTAATCGCAATGCCTGGCAAtcaaaaaattaagaaaaatgtggaaaataatgCCGGTGGGGCCAGAAAGAAGACTGCAACACTTAGCCGTTCGGAATTCCATCAATTTGTGAATAACACAGCACACCGtaaaacaacaagagaaaTATTAGCGGAACGACTAATagtagagagggagagcaacaCAGAAAGCAGTATACATGGACGATATACCGCCGACAGCAGCCGCAAACTCTCCAACGGGGTACCAAAGGCTACCCAGGCGCCAGCAAAACACGCGAATCGGCAAGACCCAAATGGACGCGACAACGAGAGTGTCTCTTGGAAAACAGAGTTCCAGGTGGCAGCAAAACTAAAACATAGCAATACATGCCATGTGCCACCAGAACCTTTGAGAAACAACGACGGACTATCCGAGGTGCGAACGAAACCCTCGGCAGTGGAGGCAGCACCTCAATCGGCCCCCCCCTATGGCGTTATGTGTAGCGAGATATCCGAGCGGTTCCCCGCACCTTGGCATCAGAGCGTCCCATTACTGCCGAGGATTGCCTGCGCAAGGGGACGCGGAAAGCAGAACAAATACCACGGTACACCCCAAACGCCACCAAATACCTGGGAGCGGGAAGCAGCACCTGGAATGTATGGGAAAGAGTTAGCCAACGACTGCTACCGCGACATCTACCGCGGAATATCCGAGCTGAGACCGGAACCTTCTCGGCAGAGACCGCAGGCAGGTACCCTGGCAGGTGGCAATCGGAGCATTTACTACGGAGAATCTCTGCGGCCACCAAATAACTGGAGACTCAGAAAGCCATACGTGCCGCCGGAAGCCCCGATGTCCATGGGCAAGGAGTACATAGGCTGCGAAATATCCGAGTTTTTCCCAGTACCACCGGAAAACCCAATACTCGGGCTCACAGAGGGCAACACAAGGTGCCAGAGAACAGAGTGGAACCAGAACCAGCCACCACATACCTGGGAGCGGGAAGCAGCACCTGGAATGTATGGGAAAGAGTTAGCCAACGACTGCTACCGCGACATCTACCGCGGAATATCCGAGCTGAGACCGGAACCTTCTCGGCAGAGACCGCAGGCAGGTACCCTGGCAGGTGGCAATCGGAGCATTTACTACGGAGAATCTCTGCGGCCACCAAATAACTGGAGACTCAGAAAGCCATACGTGCCGCCGGAAGCCCCCATGCCCATGGGTAAGGAGTACATCGGCAGCGAAATATCCGAGTTTTTCCCAGTACCACCGGAACACCCAATACTCGGGCTCACAGACGGCAACACAAGCCGCCAGAGAACAGAGtggaaccagaaccagaacccaaTAACCTGGGAGCGGGAAGCAGCACCTGGAATGTATGGGAAAGAGTTAGCCAACGACTGCTACCGCGACATCTACCGCGGAATGTCTGAGATGCGACAGGAACCTTCTCGGCAGAGACCACAGACAGGTACCCCAGAAGGTGGCAATCGGAGCATTTACTACGGAGAATCTCTGCGGCCACCAAATAACTGGAGACTCAGAAAGCCATACGTGCCGCCGGAAGCCCCCATCGAAGCGATGCCCATAGGCAAGGAGTACATCGGCAGCGAAATATCCGAGTTTTTCCCAGTACCACCGGAACACCCAATACTCGGGCTCACAGACGGCAACACAAGCCGCCAGAGAACAGAGtggaaccagaaccagaacccaaTAACCTGGGAGCGGGAAGCAGCACCTGGAATGTATGGGAAAGAGTTAGCCAACGACTGCTACCGCGACATCTACCGCGGAATGTCTGAGATGCGACAGGAACCTTCTCGGCAGAGACCACAGACAGGTACCCCAGAAGGTGGCAATCGGAACATTTACTACGAAGAATCTCTGCGGCCACCAAATAACTGGAGACTCAGAAAGCCATACGTGCCGCCGGAAGCCCCCATGCCCATGGGTAAGGAGTACATCGGCAGCGAAATATCCGAGTTTTTCCCAGTACCACCGGAACACCCAATACTCGGGCTCACAGACGGCAACACAAGCGGAACACCCAATTCTCTGGCGGAACACCCAATACTGAGATTCACAGAGGGCAACACAGGCTGCCAGAGAACAGAGTGGAACCAGAGCCAAGGTGTCGCCTCCGACACAGACCACAGCCAGATAGTCTTCAAAAACAAATGGCTTGTgttagcaaaagcaaaggaatcGGGACCCCGCGAGGTTCCAATACCCTGGGCCCAACGAGTGGCAGAGGCACGCAGGGAGCAGAAAATCCAAATTTTGAAGAGGTCTGAGCCAGCCGAAGCTTCGTTCACAATTAAAGATGAACCGCTCCAGGGTGTGCCTAGAGGTGAGGCGAGGGTGCAGTCCTGCCGGCCCATACCCACGCCAGCGCGTTGTGTGCCGAAGGAGCTACAGCAGGTGGATCGCATGACGTCGGCGGACTTTCGGCACGACTACGCCGCCCACGTGCTGAACATGCGCACGCGGCTGAAGAACCAGGAGTACGTGCACTACTTCGAGAAGGTCATCAGGGAGAACGCGCACCTGTTCAAGGGGCGCGTCATCCTCGTCCTGGCTTGCGGAGTGGGCACCCTGGCGCTGATGGCCGCCCGCTTGGGCGAGGCGAAGCGCGTGTATGCCGTGGACCACTCGATGGTGACCAACTATGCGGCGCTGGTGGTGAAGCAGAACCACTACGAGGGCACCGTGAAGGTGCTGCATGGTCGCGTGgccgagctgcagctgcccgagCAAGTGGACGGGATTGTGTGCAACTGGATGGGCCAGTCGCTGCTCTGGGACTCGGAGATCCTGGAGGTGCTGGAGGCGCGTGATCGCTGGCTGAAGAGCGATGGCTTCATTCTGCCCGATTTGGGGGACCTCTATCTGCTGGGCGCCGCGGAGCCCGAGCTGAAGGGTCTCTGCAACTGGTGGGTGCACGTGTACGGCTTCAACATGAGCGCCATGCGTCAGTGTGCCCTCTCCGAGCCTCGGTTCGCCAAGACCAAATGCGACGGCGTCCTCACCCTTGCCCATCGCGTGCTGAAGCTCGATTTAATGAGCGCCACCAAGGAGGATCTCTACATTGATCGGGAGATTCGCCTGGAGGTCATCCGGGATGGGCACTTGGAGTGTTTCACGCTGTACTTTGATGTGGCGTTCAGCCGATGCCATCGTAAACGCAGCCTCAGCTGCAATCCCTGCCTCAACAAGAGCCACAAGTCTCTCTGGCTGCAGACCGCTCTCTTCGTCGAGAGCGCCTTTGTGCTCCGCGAGAACCATTTCTACGCTGGTAGCTTCATCTTCCGCCCCCTCAAGGGAAAGGGCATCGACATGAAACAGATGGAGATCCTCATCCAGTTGTTTGTGAGCCAGCGCCCCGAGGGGGACATGGCGGCGTGCTTTGGCAATCGTTTGGTGGCAAAGCGCTGGCTGATGCTGGACCGCCATCAGACGGTGGCCGAAGTGGATAGCTGCCAGGATGCAGAATATTGAGTGTAATATTAGATTATTCGTTTCTTAGGATTATTCTCCTTACCCCTTGCTGTCGAGTTTGTCCTAATGCGagtctctcttttgcttcttttgcaGATGCTATCGGTACAGACGGCCGGCTGCGCGGGAATGGAGCGGCTCGGCGTTCCGACCCGCACATCATTGAGCACACCTCCCGACGATAGGTAAGTCCCAGAGAGAGCTCGGAGAAAGTGCAAAGGCTAATCCATtgattttctctctctctctgtctgcagGGATCAGTTTAGATGTAGAATGCGCGTAGATGCGCACCAGGCACGTGAGCTCTTGGCTGTACGTGGCGATTCTGTGATTCGtagcaatcagcagcagcagcagcagcagcaatcatcactccatcttcatcatcaCAATAATAAGCAACAACATTcccaccatcagcatcagcatcagcatcagcaacgCATGACAACTCCAACGACGACGCACAGCTCCAGCGGAGGAGGAAGCAcccacagtggcagtggcagtggcagtggcagtacagggctcaacaacaacagcaacaacaacaatagtaTTAGTAGTAATGTGGCACGAGGCGGCATCGAGGCCACCACACTCAAGTATGGCAACacggggagtgggagtggaaacACCAAAGGCGAGAGCTCATCCTCAATGTCTTCGTGTGGCTCCTCGCTGCAGAGCCACAGCAATGACCACCATCAACATTACcaatatcagcagcagcagcagacgccgcGCTGTCCCCACCACGTACCACTGCCGGACAGCGAGTACGGACAGGATCGTCATCTGCAGATCAGAAGTAGCTACCAGGTGAGTGCTtcatgcagcagcattgaATAGAGAACATTGGCTCATCCTTGTGCTTTTCCCTAACAGCAATCGGAGATCACCAGATCGTACACCAAGCCGCCGCCCAACAAGACCGTGAGGGATGTGCCCGAGCAAGTATCGGCGGGctgtggcagctccagctATCGCCTGACCACGCTGCAGGCTGCCGCCACGGGGGGCATCATCAGCGGCTCGTCCACGTACAccacctcctcgtcctcgGCCTCCACCAAGTCCAAGCCGAACGCCATAACAAAGTTCTTCTCACGCATCAGTTCTCCAAAGTCACCGCCGGCGGGGGGCAGCTGCGCGAGCCAGCCCCCATCACTAGCCTCCTCCGCCTCGATGTCGTCCTCGGCCTCCTCGCTGGCCTCCTCGTCCTGTGTGTCCACCTCATCGTCCGCCTCCTCGCTGGCCGCTGCCCCCCTGCCCACGCTGCCCATCTCCAATGCGGCCACGCTGAAGAGCACGGCCTGCGGCTACGGCACGAATCCGAGTGCGGGGacagggccagcagctgccagcagtcACCACATCTACGCGGGCACGCCCGCACCGACAGGCACGGGGAGCTGCACACCCGAACGGATACCCACGCCGCCGCTCTCCGTCTGCGTGCCAATCGGGTCGGGGCTGCAGCTTCtaaagagcagcagcttcaatCTTCCTCTGCCCGTCgaggcagcagccggagcagcagctggagcaggagcagtggcgGAGGGAGTCGGTGTGGTCGAGTCCCTCCTCCCCGCCACAATGAGCCGCAATAATTCCAACTCTAGCATGATGAGCTGCCATTGCAGCTGCAATAGCAGGAATTGCAGCCACTGTGGGGCCAACTCATAACTGAGCTCGTGTTAAGTTAATTCTTAGTTACACAATATTAAATCTATgaataatacataaatataaacgaTAATAATACAAGACACGAGTAtagctgcacacacacacagctgtagacacattattattaattattaacaGTTAATTGTACTACATATGGAATATGCGTAATatggaatatatattttttttatgttagCTTATTATTATGTTAAAGTTTAAACGGATCCGATTTATTTCGTGTAGGTCTGTCGCCAACGTTGCGCTGGTACGAAAAGACTGTTTATTAGtcagaatttaatttgtaaatttcgATAGCGAAGGAgacggagaaggaggagaagcaggagaggTGTGACCAGAGATAGACAAGTAGAGAAgccgctgcgctgccgctATGCACCACTCGCAGAAACGGGAACATAAACTGAACACAGACAAACAATAAACTTAATTTAGTTATTTTaaaatcatttccatttgtcgCCTGCTAAATGAAAAAGGAAACTTGAAAGAGACACAAACCATACCACATACCCCACAATAGAGAGAAGAGCAGATGGAGCaagcagagaggagagaaaataataacaaacaaattatataagtgaaaatatgtaattgtaattttatgATCAATATGGTAATACACTTTAGTTTGAATAACTCTAGTTCTTAGTGAGAAGCCAACCAACTCTTAACTATACTCTATCCAGACCCATCCTGATCCCTGTACCCTCCTCCCATAcccttttattattatgtatatgAATGGCCCATGTGCTGGAACAcacgaaaagaaaacacacacacaacaatttttagttcaattgaaatttgtatatttgctAACGGAATTACAATGTAAACACAAATAtgagaaaaatgaaatgaaatctatGTAAACCAAATTGTAgtgaaattattgttttcattttgtttacttcttttgtttggtttttggttttttcttatTTAGAAATTAGGAGATTGTgcttttgaaattttaaagaTCGATCAATTATCGATAAGGATCAGTCTTCCTTTTGCTGGAGTGTCCATCCTTAGACCAGTGGCGCCACCAACTACTCTGTTGCTGGTTCTTGGAACTAGTCGCGTAAATGTGCCTAGCAAAATCATGCCATTCTTTGTAATTAATCATTAAAATTTGATCAAACTAAGGGTTTAGAGAAGCGTTTAGGAATTGCACAATCACAATTTAAAAGAATACAACTCCACACATGTATTTGTCATGCAAATGTAGAATTTTTCTAATTTTCCGATTAGCCGTCTGATCTTTTGTCAGCTAGCAGTGGTAGTCAGTGAAGCGAACAGAGTGGCAGCACTGGCAGAGAGCCATGATCACTTGGCGGTTATTTCAAACACATTCGAATTGAAAAATGCCCCCCAATCCAATGTAAAtccaatgtacatacatacgcatcgcatatatgcataaaatCAATGGCAATTTCCAAACGATCCGCAAAATATTATAGAAATAAAATGGTTTCAAGAACTTACGatccatttaattaaattaaaaacaaacatttaaccGAAAATTTAGACGAAAAGCGAGTGGAAAAACTAGGAAAATACGAGAAGGGAgaagaaaacataaaacattacTAAGCCGAAAAGTCCTACAAGCCTACACTTTTACGAAATATCTTGATGTCTATGGATCAAAGTATTAATGGGaaggaaatacaaaaatagcccaaaaatattgcaaaacgaaacgaaaccaaacacagaacacagaaaacagcagACAATGAATAACTAAACAATGTGTAGACATTAATTTACTAATTAATAActaattcataaataataaagaagTCCAGCTAAAATATCGATGcgaaatcgaaacgaaatcGCGGAATCAGCTACAtaaatagatacatatacacacatatacatacatacatacatctagtatacagacatacacatataaatacataaatacatagtatatgatatttaaatatgtataactaaatataatttacGTAAACAGGCCTAATTTCAACTACCTCCAAAAgtgttttttaaattaaacaattaaattcgAAACGAGAAGCGAGGAGCGAGGAGCTCGAGGATCGAGTCGAGTCTATGAATTATACGAAAGAATTGTGTTTAGTCGCACTAAACTGAACGATAACTAAATAAGTAAATCAAATGGACGAATTGAACATTTAATAACTAAATCAATTGATTGAATTACGTTTTTAAAATTCAAAGCAGATCGATTCATTAAttcaaacaacaaatcaacaatCATTGACaagtaattaattttacattttatgatATGATATGCGATatgcggatacggatacgaTATAGACATTTATTAACTCTGATATCTGGTAGATCGAAAATCGAGAATACAAATGGAAACGCACACGAGCTGCGTTTTGAAAATGCGAAGCCGTCGACTGATATTTATAACAAGAAGTATAACATTAAATAACGAATAACGAAAGCAAAGAAACTCATTTGTAAATACACCGACACGGGACACTGAGCACTGAAAATGCAGGAGGAATCGCGCGAGTGCTCGGAGCGCATTATGTTAATGTAATCACACACTAACCACCCACCAAGCCCCCCTCCAAATGATCCCCCACATCCCGCATCCACATCCCTCCAGCAGTCCAAAAGTCGAATCGGAATTACGATCCGATCGGAGCCACCACGCAGCAAATTTGCACTCAACACTAGCGAAATTTTTTAATGCGCATTAAGCAAATCGTCAcagatacataaatgtatatatatatatctaaatacatatatattaaatgaataccaattattgttgttgtctcatataaaaaaaaccaaaaccaaaccagaaaCTGAAagggaaaccaaaacaaaagcaaattaaaatatatttccaaaatatatatagaatataaactttgaaagccaaaaaattacacaaaaaacaagcattTTTTGTTCTACAAATGGGCGGGGTGGGGAAAGATTACTATAAGTATATCTAGTAGAAGCGatttttcaaattcaaattgcagTCTGACAATTTGAGTTGCTTCAACGCAAAAGTTCAGCGAGTCAAAATCGGTCAAGTTGCAGCGTGACAGCTGCTTGTACATATGGAATTCATACTTACATCGCAGCTGCGCAAAAGCTGAATGCTCTAGTCGCAGACAAACGTCTTCATGCTATAAAACTGCCTGATAAGCGAAGTGACCAGCAAATATATTAGGACTTTCCCATTGTCCCATTGACTGTGTGACTGTCGCACCACAATCACATAATCTTATCACCCAAAAAAGCTTCCTAATAGTAGATACATGAATCATCCGTCGAACAGCGGATGGAGCACAGCACCGATCCGATTCAGCGCTCTGGCAGTTGGGCCGAGGACCACTACACGCCACCATGctcaatcaatttgcatttacacTGGGGTTGCAAGTAAGCAACTAAGTAAGTAAGAAGCTATTAGACAGCCACAGACTTTGGGGGACGTGAAATTCTCACGTACTTCTTATCAGCCGAGCGATAGAAATGGAATTGCAAACTCATTGGGTTCGTTGCCAAACATCCATGGTAGAAGGTACAACCAATCAAAGAAGCGATTTCGCACTGttgataaatgaatgaatgtttaACATAAGCAAAGGAAGAACCTGGCACGCGTACATTGAGCGAGAGTCCGTTCAACTGTGCACAACGTATCCGAGGGTCTCCCACAAGAGCTCCAACTCAGATATCACTCGCGGAAACAAGATAAATCTTATCGCTATCTGACGCTTGTTCGATTAACAGCAGCCATAAAACAAGGTTGATCGATCGGGAACTCAATCAATTAGTGACTTCAATTATGTCACAGCTGTACGAACTGTCGGAGGTGGCCGAGCAGACTGGCAAGAAGGGGAAACCCTGCTGGATCATCATCAAGGGCAACGTCTACGACGTGACCAAGTTCCTCAGCGAGCACCCAGGCGGggaggatctgctgctggagtaCGGTGGCAAAGATGCCAGCAAGGCCTTCCGACAGGCCGGACACTCGTCGGATGCGGAGAAAGAATTGAAGAACTTCAAAATTGGTGAACTTCGAACGACTACGACGGCTCCCATTCAAGTCCAGCCAACGTTGGACCAGGATAAGCAGAAGAGGGTCAGCAGTCCAGCACCAACGGACGATGCGCAGCCCATGCAGAAGAGCTCTGGCTCGGgattcctctgctgctgctagggGATCAATGGCGACGTACTACAGTGGCTAAAAGTCatataattgatttatttaaatagtgtTAATTAGTGTTAATAACTTTAAGCTAGGATACGACACTCATCCCATCCATAATCTAAGCCTAAGAGGATCTAAGAACTCTGCTTACCTCgatcaaataaattgcaattactCATCGGCCGCAGATGTAACGAAAAATTATACTAGACTATTGAATCGTCACCCGCTGAGGGTCCAGCCATCGCCCCTGCCACCTCCTCTTGGAACACACTGCACGCAGAGTCGAACGAGTCCATGGCGAAGGTCGTCACGTTCACCGTGTGATTGCGGAGGTAGTGATAGAAGCGACTCGACTTGCGCTCCTGCCCCACGCGCTCCTTCTCGCTGCGACAAATGGAGCGCAGCACGGGCTCGTAGTCGAGCGCCTTGGAGGCGGCAGAGCGCAACTGGCCAATGCCCAAGTGCTCCCCGATGGTCACCCTAGGGAAGACATACATGTTCCTGAATTCGTTTTGGTTTAACTTTGGAAAGACTCACCTTTGTGCTGGCTTGTCGAACAGGTTGTAGGCACACTCCTTGGCCGAGAGGCCAGTGAAGAGAGCCTGCTCCACCAGCGTGTGGGAGATATCCTCCGACAGGTACAGCTGCAGGCGATCGCCGCAGTCTTGGTTGGCGTCCATCGCAGCAGCCTGCGAGAGGTTGTCGTAGAAGGCAGCCAGAGTGGCGATCGGAGAGGGCTCCTCGCTCTtccgctgctggctggtggcgcTGCTCAGCCAGGCCTTCTTGGGGGAGCGGGACTTCCGCTTGGCATTGGCCCTAGTGGCGGCAGGCGGCTGCTGATTCCTCAGCAGAGGAGAGCCGGCCATCAGATCGGAGAGATTCAGGCGCAGCAGACGAAAGTCCACGGGAAAGGGAATCCTGTGCTGCACATTCTGGCAGCAGGTGAAGAACTCGAACAGCCGCTGGTGTATGTGGCAGCCATCCACGGTGGCCAGGCGGGTGGCGGATTTGCTGGGAGACTGCCTCAgcgactgctggctggcggcggcagcctggCCCTTGAGGTCGCCGCCACTCTGGATGTAGAACTGCAGCTCCATGAGGGTCTTGCGCAGGTTCTGCTGGTTGTACAGGTACAGGGATATCAGCTCGTCCAGCTCGATGGGGCAGTTCTCCATGAGAGCCAGCACGGCCAGGAACCGGGAGATGTTCAGGGCATTGGGCGCCTGGAAGTGGATCTGGTTCTGCTGCATCAGCCGCTGCAAGTGCGCGCAGTTCGGGTCGgaggccaccaccaccacgggCCGCTTCGAGCTGGCCGCCAGCGTGTATATGGCATCCGTGAAGCCCGCGTCCATGTTGTCGAACAGAATGTCCGCATCTTCGATGAGTATCAGGGACTTGCGCACAGCCTCCACGCCTGCTggctcccctgctgctgctgctgctgctgctgctgctgctgctgcttcttggcctTGAGGCCGCTCTTCTGgagcttctgcagcagctgctgcgaggATCCGCCCCCCGTCTTGCTGTCCTTGCGTATCTGATGCGACTGCGtggcctcctgcagctcctggatGAGCTTCTTGCCCGTCCGCTTCATCCCCGCATTGATCTCCAGCACGTTGAAGTTCATGTCGTTGGCCAGGGCGATGACAGCGTTGGTCTTCCCGCTCGAGGAAGGGCCCACCAGGACCATCGTGTTGCTGGCGGCGCCCACCGAGCTGGAGTCGTTGCCAAAGTCAAAGGAGGTGTCGTCGAAGGTCTGTGAGCTGCGGCCGCCGTTGCCATTCCAGCCGGAGAGGAACTCCCGCAGATCCTGCACCGGCGTCAGATTGACCAGGACCTGCTCGAACAGCAGCGGCTTGTACTTCTCGGTGAAGAGCACCTCGCCGTTCGGGGCCGAGAGCGGGGGCTTGGCCTCCTCCGTGCTGCCGTGATCGAACTGCTCCATCTT
Encoded here:
- the LOC117893392 gene encoding uncharacterized protein LOC117893392 isoform X2, which gives rise to MPGNQKIKKNVENNAGGARKKTATLSRSEFHQFVNNTAHRKTTREILAERLIVERESNTESSIHGRYTADSSRKLSNGVPKATQAPAKHANRQDPNGRDNESVSWKTEFQVAAKLKHSNTCHVPPEPLRNNDGLSEVRTKPSAVEAAPQSAPPYGVMCSEISERFPAPWHQSVPLLPRIACARGRGKQNKYHGTPQTPPNTWEREAAPGMYGKELANDCYRDIYRGISELRPEPSRQRPQAGTLAGGNRNIYYEESLRPPNNWRLRKPYVPPEAPMPMGKEYIGSEISEFFPVPPEHPILGLTDGNTSGTPNSLAEHPILRFTEGNTGCQRTEWNQSQGVASDTDHSQIVFKNKWLVLAKAKESGPREVPIPWAQRVAEARREQKIQILKRSEPAEASFTIKDEPLQGVPRGEARVQSCRPIPTPARCVPKELQQVDRMTSADFRHDYAAHVLNMRTRLKNQEYVHYFEKVIRENAHLFKGRVILVLACGVGTLALMAARLGEAKRVYAVDHSMVTNYAALVVKQNHYEGTVKVLHGRVAELQLPEQVDGIVCNWMGQSLLWDSEILEVLEARDRWLKSDGFILPDLGDLYLLGAAEPELKGLCNWWVHVYGFNMSAMRQCALSEPRFAKTKCDGVLTLAHRVLKLDLMSATKEDLYIDREIRLEVIRDGHLECFTLYFDVAFSRCHRKRSLSCNPCLNKSHKSLWLQTALFVESAFVLRENHFYAGSFIFRPLKGKGIDMKQMEILIQLFVSQRPEGDMAACFGNRLVAKRWLMLDRHQTVAEVDSCQDAEY
- the LOC117893392 gene encoding uncharacterized protein LOC117893392 isoform X1, whose translation is MPGNQKIKKNVENNAGGARKKTATLSRSEFHQFVNNTAHRKTTREILAERLIVERESNTESSIHGRYTADSSRKLSNGVPKATQAPAKHANRQDPNGRDNESVSWKTEFQVAAKLKHSNTCHVPPEPLRNNDGLSEVRTKPSAVEAAPQSAPPYGVMCSEISERFPAPWHQSVPLLPRIACARGRGKQNKYHGTPQTPPNTWEREAAPGMYGKELANDCYRDIYRGISELRPEPSRQRPQAGTLAGGNRSIYYGESLRPPNNWRLRKPYVPPEAPMSMGKEYIGCEISEFFPVPPENPILGLTEGNTRCQRTEWNQNQPPHTWEREAAPGMYGKELANDCYRDIYRGISELRPEPSRQRPQAGTLAGGNRSIYYGESLRPPNNWRLRKPYVPPEAPMPMGKEYIGSEISEFFPVPPEHPILGLTDGNTSRQRTEWNQNQNPITWEREAAPGMYGKELANDCYRDIYRGMSEMRQEPSRQRPQTGTPEGGNRSIYYGESLRPPNNWRLRKPYVPPEAPIEAMPIGKEYIGSEISEFFPVPPEHPILGLTDGNTSRQRTEWNQNQNPITWEREAAPGMYGKELANDCYRDIYRGMSEMRQEPSRQRPQTGTPEGGNRNIYYEESLRPPNNWRLRKPYVPPEAPMPMGKEYIGSEISEFFPVPPEHPILGLTDGNTSGTPNSLAEHPILRFTEGNTGCQRTEWNQSQGVASDTDHSQIVFKNKWLVLAKAKESGPREVPIPWAQRVAEARREQKIQILKRSEPAEASFTIKDEPLQGVPRGEARVQSCRPIPTPARCVPKELQQVDRMTSADFRHDYAAHVLNMRTRLKNQEYVHYFEKVIRENAHLFKGRVILVLACGVGTLALMAARLGEAKRVYAVDHSMVTNYAALVVKQNHYEGTVKVLHGRVAELQLPEQVDGIVCNWMGQSLLWDSEILEVLEARDRWLKSDGFILPDLGDLYLLGAAEPELKGLCNWWVHVYGFNMSAMRQCALSEPRFAKTKCDGVLTLAHRVLKLDLMSATKEDLYIDREIRLEVIRDGHLECFTLYFDVAFSRCHRKRSLSCNPCLNKSHKSLWLQTALFVESAFVLRENHFYAGSFIFRPLKGKGIDMKQMEILIQLFVSQRPEGDMAACFGNRLVAKRWLMLDRHQTVAEVDSCQDAEY
- the LOC117893394 gene encoding P17/29C-like protein DDB_G0287399, yielding MLSVQTAGCAGMERLGVPTRTSLSTPPDDRDQFRCRMRVDAHQARELLAVRGDSVIRSNQQQQQQQQSSLHLHHHNNKQQHSHHQHQHQHQQRMTTPTTTHSSSGGGSTHSGSGSGSGSTGLNNNSNNNNSISSNVARGGIEATTLKYGNTGSGSGNTKGESSSSMSSCGSSLQSHSNDHHQHYQYQQQQQTPRCPHHVPLPDSEYGQDRHLQIRSSYQQSEITRSYTKPPPNKTVRDVPEQVSAGCGSSSYRLTTLQAAATGGIISGSSTYTTSSSSASTKSKPNAITKFFSRISSPKSPPAGGSCASQPPSLASSASMSSSASSLASSSCVSTSSSASSLAAAPLPTLPISNAATLKSTACGYGTNPSAGTGPAAASSHHIYAGTPAPTGTGSCTPERIPTPPLSVCVPIGSGLQLLKSSSFNLPLPVEAAAGAAAGAGAVAEGVGVVESLLPATMSRNNSNSSMMSCHCSCNSRNCSHCGANS
- the LOC117893404 gene encoding cytochrome b5 — protein: MSQLYELSEVAEQTGKKGKPCWIIIKGNVYDVTKFLSEHPGGEDLLLEYGGKDASKAFRQAGHSSDAEKELKNFKIGELRTTTTAPIQVQPTLDQDKQKRVSSPAPTDDAQPMQKSSGSGFLCCC